One region of Niallia sp. Man26 genomic DNA includes:
- a CDS encoding inorganic phosphate transporter — MDMILFITILIVFFALAFDFINGFHDTANAIATSVSTKALKPKHAIIMAAIMNFVGAMTFTGVAKTITKDIVDPFQLENGSTVILAALIAAIFWNLLTWYFGIPSSSSHAIIGSIAGAAIAASGFEALNYNGFMKIIQALILSPIIAFVMGYIVYTLFKIFFKDLNLTKTNRRFRIFQIFTAALQSYTHGTNDAQKAMGIITMALIANGYLTTSDIPHWVQFACAAAMGLGTSVGGWRIIKTVGGNIMKIRPVNGVAADITGAMIIFGATYIHLPVSTTHVISSSILGVGASHRLKGVKWGTAQRMLITWVITLPISATVAALCYYVLNLFL; from the coding sequence ATGGATATGATTTTATTTATAACAATTTTGATTGTCTTTTTTGCATTGGCTTTTGATTTTATCAATGGCTTCCATGATACAGCAAACGCAATTGCGACTTCTGTATCGACAAAAGCGTTAAAGCCAAAGCATGCCATCATCATGGCGGCAATAATGAACTTCGTTGGTGCGATGACATTCACTGGTGTAGCAAAGACTATCACGAAGGATATTGTAGATCCTTTCCAATTAGAAAATGGTTCGACTGTAATATTGGCAGCTTTAATCGCTGCGATTTTCTGGAATCTATTGACATGGTACTTCGGAATACCAAGCAGTTCCTCCCATGCAATTATCGGTTCCATCGCTGGTGCAGCGATTGCCGCATCTGGCTTTGAAGCCCTTAACTATAATGGATTTATGAAAATTATTCAAGCCCTGATTCTTTCGCCAATTATCGCTTTTGTAATGGGTTATATTGTCTATACATTATTCAAGATCTTCTTTAAGGATCTTAACTTAACAAAAACGAACCGCAGATTTAGGATTTTCCAAATCTTCACTGCGGCATTGCAATCATATACACATGGTACGAACGATGCTCAAAAAGCAATGGGTATCATCACAATGGCTCTTATTGCTAACGGCTATTTAACAACAAGCGATATCCCACATTGGGTTCAATTCGCCTGTGCGGCAGCAATGGGTCTAGGAACATCTGTCGGCGGATGGAGAATCATCAAAACTGTCGGCGGAAACATTATGAAAATCCGTCCTGTAAACGGGGTTGCAGCAGACATTACTGGTGCGATGATTATCTTTGGAGCGACATACATCCACCTGCCAGTCAGCACAACACATGTTATCTCCTCTTCTATTCTTGGGGTAGGTGCATCACACCGTCTTAAAGGAGTAAAATGGGGTACAGCTCAAAGAATGCTGATCACTTGGGTAATCACTCTTCCGATTTCCGCAACTGTTGCAGCATTATGTTATTATGTTTTGAATCTGTTCCTATAA
- a CDS encoding DUF47 domain-containing protein, whose amino-acid sequence MVFKKQDKFAVLLNNIATNLKEGADYFADYKITNVSDLKTFSETMKEIETKGDTYIHDVITELNKAFITPIEREDILALSMSMDDVLDGLEHCAALFEMYNITTADEFMIRFVEAIKSCGVEIQKSVELLSTKKLPKIREYAIRIKDTESKCDGILRQSIKHLFSVEKDPIRIIQYKEIYENLEDIADYCQNVANTLESIIMKNA is encoded by the coding sequence ATGGTTTTCAAAAAACAAGATAAATTCGCTGTACTTTTAAATAATATTGCAACGAACTTAAAGGAAGGCGCTGACTATTTCGCAGATTACAAAATCACTAACGTAAGCGACTTAAAAACGTTTTCCGAAACCATGAAAGAAATTGAAACAAAAGGTGATACATACATCCATGATGTAATTACTGAGTTAAATAAAGCTTTCATCACTCCTATTGAAAGGGAAGATATTCTTGCACTTTCTATGAGCATGGATGATGTTCTTGACGGACTTGAGCATTGTGCTGCTTTGTTTGAGATGTACAATATCACAACAGCTGACGAATTCATGATTCGTTTTGTTGAAGCAATTAAAAGCTGTGGAGTAGAAATTCAAAAATCAGTTGAACTTCTATCAACGAAAAAACTTCCAAAAATCAGAGAATATGCAATTCGTATTAAAGATACAGAATCAAAATGTGACGGCATCCTTCGCCAATCAATTAAGCATTTGTTCTCAGTAGAAAAAGATCCAATTCGCATCATTCAATACAAAGAAATCTACGAAAACTTAGAAGACATTGCTGACTACTGCCAAAATGTTGCCAACACACTTGAAAGCATCATTATGAAGAATGCGTAA
- a CDS encoding GNAT family protein, giving the protein MLENDMIFIRKTTEEDLPYILRTESDSENSPFIQQWTVDEHIDAIVQDQNLLHLTVISKDLEVPVGYLLVNGLLNENNSIELKRTAFSHKGRGYGRQMLLLLKSWAFTQQNANRLWLDVVEHNKRAKDLYKSAGFHVEGLQREAVKIMGRYESIYLMSILKEEYDNGL; this is encoded by the coding sequence ATGTTGGAAAATGATATGATATTTATTAGGAAAACAACTGAAGAGGATTTACCGTATATTTTGAGAACAGAAAGTGATTCGGAAAACTCTCCGTTTATCCAGCAATGGACAGTCGATGAGCATATAGATGCAATCGTGCAGGATCAAAACCTTCTTCATTTAACTGTTATTAGTAAAGATTTAGAGGTGCCTGTCGGTTATTTATTAGTCAATGGCTTACTAAACGAAAACAACAGCATAGAATTGAAAAGAACCGCTTTTTCTCATAAAGGGAGAGGTTATGGAAGACAAATGCTGCTGTTACTTAAAAGTTGGGCATTTACTCAGCAAAATGCGAACAGACTGTGGCTTGATGTGGTGGAACATAACAAAAGGGCCAAGGATTTATATAAATCAGCAGGATTTCACGTAGAGGGGCTGCAGCGGGAAGCCGTCAAAATTATGGGGCGGTATGAGTCCATTTATTTAATGTCTATTTTGAAGGAAGAATATGATAACGGCTTATAA
- a CDS encoding SDR family oxidoreductase: protein MAKTVLVTGASSGFGFITALEFAKEGYEVIAAVRNRQKGAKLIEVAKKLEVHERIALEILDVTCTESITALKEKVEAQGKLDILVNNAGFAGAGFAEEISLQEYKEQMETNFFGAIAVTQAFLPMMRSNRYGKIIMMSSISGKIGFPGLSPYVSSKFALEGWSESLRLELLPFSIYVTLVEPGSYKTNIWTEGKKITEKSQLASSPYASQLESVEAYLKQGEHKYGDPLEVARKIVVIAETKKPKLRYRLGKGVGMTIFLKEHLPWKWWEKTVLYMLRK from the coding sequence ATGGCAAAGACAGTTCTAGTAACAGGAGCGAGCAGCGGTTTCGGATTCATCACAGCATTAGAGTTTGCTAAAGAGGGTTATGAAGTCATTGCAGCAGTTCGTAATAGGCAAAAAGGGGCCAAGCTAATAGAAGTAGCGAAGAAATTGGAGGTGCATGAACGAATTGCCTTGGAAATACTTGACGTTACGTGCACAGAATCCATTACAGCATTGAAGGAAAAGGTCGAAGCACAGGGGAAGCTTGATATTCTTGTTAATAATGCTGGTTTTGCGGGGGCAGGCTTCGCAGAGGAAATTTCGCTGCAAGAGTACAAGGAACAAATGGAAACAAACTTTTTTGGTGCTATTGCTGTAACGCAAGCTTTTCTTCCAATGATGAGAAGCAACAGATACGGTAAAATAATCATGATGAGCAGCATAAGCGGCAAAATTGGTTTCCCTGGCTTAAGTCCGTATGTATCCTCAAAGTTTGCCCTGGAAGGCTGGAGTGAGTCGCTTAGACTAGAACTCCTTCCTTTTTCGATATATGTCACATTAGTAGAGCCTGGTTCTTATAAAACAAATATTTGGACTGAGGGGAAAAAAATTACAGAAAAATCGCAGCTCGCAAGCTCCCCGTACGCCAGTCAGCTGGAAAGTGTTGAGGCTTATTTAAAACAGGGAGAACATAAGTATGGAGATCCACTGGAGGTTGCCCGTAAAATCGTTGTGATAGCAGAAACGAAAAAGCCAAAACTGAGGTATCGTCTTGGAAAAGGTGTGGGAATGACTATCTTCCTAAAAGAGCATCTGCCTTGGAAATGGTGGGAAAAAACAGTTCTATATATGTTGCGAAAATAA
- a CDS encoding aldo/keto reductase has translation MNIHHNLKLHNGIEMPLIGLGTYNLGGGRPTVETVKAALDLGFRSIDTASFYNNELEVGEGIKESAVFRKDVFVTTKLWNDEHGYDAALRAFEASLRRLDMDYVDLYLIHWPGKDKYIETWKAFERLYGEGVVKAIGVSNFQEHHLSKLFSTCNEKPAVNQIELHPRLTQEKLREYCKKLNIKVEAWSPLANGRLLNEPTINYIAKKHGRTPAQIILRWHVQNDIIVIPKTSSIKRLAENGNIFDFRLSMEEMNLIDSLNMNERIGQDPDKMIF, from the coding sequence ATGAATATCCATCATAATTTGAAACTGCATAATGGGATAGAAATGCCTCTTATCGGTCTTGGCACTTATAATCTTGGAGGTGGCAGGCCGACAGTGGAAACGGTCAAGGCAGCACTTGATCTTGGGTTTCGGTCAATTGACACTGCTTCCTTCTATAATAATGAACTAGAGGTTGGTGAAGGAATAAAAGAAAGCGCTGTCTTTAGGAAGGACGTTTTTGTAACAACGAAGCTCTGGAATGATGAGCATGGTTATGATGCTGCGTTAAGAGCTTTTGAAGCTAGTTTGCGAAGACTGGATATGGACTATGTAGATTTATATTTAATACATTGGCCTGGCAAGGATAAATATATCGAGACTTGGAAAGCCTTTGAGCGTTTGTATGGAGAAGGGGTTGTTAAGGCGATTGGCGTCAGTAATTTTCAAGAACATCATCTAAGCAAGCTTTTCTCCACCTGTAATGAAAAGCCGGCTGTAAATCAAATAGAATTGCATCCCCGCCTTACTCAGGAGAAATTAAGAGAATACTGCAAGAAGCTAAATATTAAAGTGGAAGCTTGGTCACCACTGGCCAACGGCAGGCTGCTGAACGAACCGACAATCAATTATATTGCCAAAAAACATGGCAGGACACCAGCGCAAATTATATTAAGATGGCATGTTCAAAATGACATCATTGTCATACCAAAAACATCCTCGATAAAGCGCCTTGCAGAAAACGGAAATATTTTTGATTTTCGCTTAAGCATGGAAGAAATGAATTTAATTGACAGCCTAAATATGAATGAACGAATTGGCCAAGATCCAGATAAAATGATTTTTTAA
- a CDS encoding GlsB/YeaQ/YmgE family stress response membrane protein has protein sequence MGFIWSLIIGGIIGWLAGLIVGKDIPGGIIGNIIAGFVGAWLGSLILGDWGPTLADFAIIPSIIGAVILVFVLSFILRKMRKTA, from the coding sequence ATGGGCTTTATTTGGTCTTTAATTATAGGTGGTATTATCGGTTGGCTTGCAGGGCTGATTGTCGGGAAGGATATTCCAGGAGGAATTATCGGTAACATTATCGCCGGATTTGTCGGTGCATGGTTAGGGTCATTAATTCTAGGAGATTGGGGTCCAACACTTGCTGACTTCGCTATCATTCCAAGTATCATTGGAGCAGTAATTCTAGTGTTTGTTTTAAGCTTTATTTTGAGAAAGATGCGCAAAACAGCGTAA
- a CDS encoding RluA family pseudouridine synthase: protein MHFERKGEWMQLAIPAKWKNMSLEDLFRTVMLASKKQVHLFKMQKKVMLNNKIITNWLTTLTTGDTLSIKMFDSQSANIEPTYMELNIVYEDDFLLIINKPAEIDTHPNSLEDVSSLTNGAAFHLLMNGEERQLKHIHRLDRNTTGCILFAKHELIGNMLDYALRERKIKRTYLALVHGYVKGKKGKIDKPIGKDRHHATRRRISENGQAAVTNYRKLAYFPEKDLSLVSCSLDTGRTHQIRVHLSSIGHPLAGDILYGGTPVYSRQALHAARLELTHPITGESLTVYAPFLDDPPVFPENALTLLGE from the coding sequence ATGCATTTCGAAAGAAAAGGAGAATGGATGCAGCTGGCTATACCTGCTAAATGGAAGAATATGTCTCTTGAGGACTTATTCCGCACGGTAATGCTTGCATCTAAAAAACAAGTGCATCTTTTCAAGATGCAAAAAAAAGTAATGCTGAACAATAAAATAATCACAAATTGGCTCACAACATTAACTACTGGTGATACGTTATCCATTAAGATGTTTGATTCGCAGTCTGCTAATATAGAACCTACCTATATGGAGCTAAACATTGTGTATGAAGATGACTTCTTATTAATCATAAATAAACCTGCAGAGATAGATACCCATCCTAATTCCTTAGAAGATGTTTCCTCCCTTACAAACGGGGCAGCATTTCATTTGTTAATGAATGGAGAGGAACGACAGCTTAAACATATTCATCGACTAGATCGGAATACAACAGGCTGTATATTATTTGCCAAGCATGAACTAATTGGAAATATGTTAGATTATGCTTTGCGGGAACGGAAAATAAAAAGAACCTATTTAGCTCTTGTTCACGGATATGTTAAAGGAAAAAAAGGCAAGATTGACAAGCCAATTGGTAAAGACCGTCATCATGCTACAAGAAGAAGGATCTCAGAAAATGGACAAGCCGCTGTCACCAACTACAGAAAGCTTGCTTATTTTCCTGAAAAAGATTTATCATTAGTTTCCTGCAGTCTGGATACTGGCAGAACGCATCAAATCCGCGTCCACTTAAGTTCCATCGGCCATCCTCTTGCAGGAGATATTCTGTACGGCGGAACACCTGTGTATAGCAGGCAGGCTTTGCATGCAGCAAGGCTTGAGCTGACACATCCGATTACAGGGGAAAGCTTAACAGTATATGCTCCTTTCCTTGATGATCCGCCAGTATTTCCTGAAAATGCACTTACGCTGCTCGGAGAATAA
- a CDS encoding DUF5365 family protein, with amino-acid sequence MKVAYASTPAQEEQINELIQTFYTSIFPDFFSDDEINKFSRLNVLRLTQEQAYMLSTLKNSYQVIAALQTIISIVENAEESDQYDSLFEKNVEILDEFELFFPFRLDNFTKKDKSLSIYVEAANEHLI; translated from the coding sequence ATGAAGGTAGCTTATGCTTCAACACCTGCACAGGAAGAGCAAATAAACGAACTTATACAAACTTTTTATACGTCCATTTTCCCCGACTTTTTTTCTGACGATGAAATTAACAAGTTCTCACGTTTGAATGTACTGCGTTTAACACAAGAGCAAGCCTATATGCTTAGCACCCTAAAAAACTCCTACCAAGTTATAGCAGCATTGCAGACCATTATTTCTATCGTCGAGAATGCGGAAGAAAGTGACCAATATGATTCATTATTCGAAAAGAATGTCGAGATTTTAGATGAGTTCGAGTTATTTTTCCCTTTCCGTCTGGATAATTTCACAAAAAAAGATAAAAGCCTAAGTATTTATGTAGAGGCAGCCAATGAACATTTAATATA